A genomic region of Fodinisporobacter ferrooxydans contains the following coding sequences:
- a CDS encoding sugar porter family MFS transporter — MFQVSAINTKKKNNLLIYLFGALADLLFGYDVGVIGVALLFIKHDMQLTPILQGLVVSSLLIGAMIGVASCGVLSDRFGRRRIILLTGFIFSFGAIGTALSPSVVVLILFRFIMGLGVGAASVVVTVYLAEMAPSEKRGALTSLNQFMVVVGILVAYLVDYGLAPFGAWRLMLGIGLIPSVILLIGMYFQPETPRWLMKKGMEKEAREVLGRFLEDSSIEKEIEEIKLIQKTGTEKVGVGELFVPWLRRILIVAVGIAVFPQIMGINSIIYYAPTILTKVGFGKMAAILANVGIGTINVLVTLVAIRLIDRIGRKKLLLLGTTGMALSMFIVSFAFFNARIAGGATSWIILLFMTTYVASFGVSWGTVVRVLISEILPLRIRGSVMGYVLVFNWGFNFLIGMFFPIFLNALGLGKVFIVFGVIGIGAFFFVRKLVPETKQRSLEEIEVEFRGSSLTV, encoded by the coding sequence ATGTTTCAGGTAAGTGCTATAAATACGAAAAAGAAGAATAATCTGCTGATTTATTTGTTTGGTGCACTGGCAGACTTACTTTTCGGATATGATGTGGGAGTCATTGGTGTTGCCTTATTGTTTATTAAACACGATATGCAGCTTACTCCAATTTTACAAGGCTTAGTTGTCAGTTCTTTATTGATAGGAGCAATGATTGGAGTAGCGAGTTGCGGAGTGCTTTCCGATCGTTTTGGCAGGCGTCGCATCATACTACTGACCGGATTTATTTTCTCCTTTGGTGCAATAGGTACAGCGCTTAGTCCAAGTGTGGTTGTGCTGATTTTATTCCGGTTTATAATGGGACTTGGTGTAGGGGCTGCTTCTGTCGTGGTTACGGTTTATCTCGCCGAGATGGCACCTTCAGAGAAACGAGGTGCGCTTACCTCTCTAAACCAGTTTATGGTTGTAGTAGGAATATTGGTTGCCTACTTAGTCGATTATGGATTGGCTCCATTTGGCGCATGGCGCTTGATGTTAGGGATAGGTTTGATCCCCTCAGTTATTCTGTTGATCGGCATGTATTTTCAACCCGAAACTCCGCGGTGGCTCATGAAAAAGGGAATGGAAAAGGAAGCGCGTGAAGTACTAGGCAGATTCCTGGAAGATTCAAGTATTGAGAAAGAAATAGAAGAAATTAAACTTATACAAAAGACAGGGACGGAGAAAGTTGGTGTTGGGGAATTATTTGTTCCTTGGCTTCGCAGAATTCTCATCGTGGCGGTTGGAATAGCTGTCTTTCCACAAATTATGGGTATTAACAGTATAATCTACTATGCGCCTACAATCCTGACTAAAGTTGGATTTGGTAAAATGGCGGCAATCTTGGCTAATGTCGGCATTGGTACTATTAATGTATTGGTTACTCTGGTGGCTATACGGCTCATCGATCGGATCGGGCGGAAGAAGCTCTTGCTGCTTGGAACTACTGGAATGGCCTTGAGTATGTTTATTGTTTCATTTGCATTCTTTAATGCTAGGATTGCTGGTGGTGCTACAAGCTGGATTATTCTACTATTTATGACCACATACGTAGCTTCTTTTGGAGTCAGTTGGGGGACGGTTGTCCGGGTTTTAATTTCAGAAATATTACCATTAAGGATTCGGGGTTCCGTAATGGGGTATGTACTGGTATTTAATTGGGGTTTTAACTTTTTAATAGGTATGTTTTTCCCGATCTTTCTAAATGCTTTAGGATTAGGCAAAGTATTTATTGTATTCGGGGTGATTGGAATAGGAGCATTTTTCTTTGTCCGTAAATTGGTACCTGAGACGAAACAACGAAGCCTTGAAGAGATCGAGGTTGAATTTCGTGGTTCATCCTTAACTGTATAA
- a CDS encoding IS701 family transposase: MSHNTTIPNHEAIINFLKSRRLSLYVSKPALRHIQEFFIAATAKGYRGKVVDIAEWSSCHRTSIGHFLSDGVWDESYIQRLVKQESLSFVLSHAKQTEQPIFVIHDDTVSEKTKPSSQAKHPIEQTDYHHSHLKGKTVWGHQVQATIVQCGEHSLIHDIHRYDKSSQSKIDDACDLAKTMPIPPYSGYALVDSWYTCPKLMNTYAERGYHLIGALKTNRILYPKGIRVSLSTFASYVTKQDVCLVTVNGSTYWVYRYEGALNGIENAVVLLCWPLDAFQNSKVLHAFLCTDVSLETQTILDYYSRRWPIEIFFRQTKQNLGFDGYQVRSIRAIERLWILLSLTHLYCTIGLGQPSKFGDGLIMVRKQVKVDYVQWIYESAKNQVPIEAVLQQLKLA; this comes from the coding sequence ATGTCTCATAATACTACCATACCAAACCACGAAGCAATAATCAATTTCTTAAAAAGCCGTAGGCTATCCTTATATGTTTCAAAGCCTGCCTTGCGGCATATTCAAGAATTTTTTATTGCAGCTACCGCTAAAGGGTATCGTGGTAAAGTGGTAGATATAGCGGAATGGAGTTCATGTCATCGAACATCCATTGGACACTTTCTCTCGGATGGTGTTTGGGACGAATCGTATATCCAAAGACTTGTAAAACAAGAATCGCTTTCATTTGTTTTGTCTCATGCCAAACAAACAGAACAGCCTATTTTTGTGATTCATGATGATACGGTTAGTGAGAAGACAAAGCCTTCGTCACAGGCAAAACACCCAATCGAACAAACAGACTACCATCATTCCCACTTAAAAGGAAAAACCGTTTGGGGTCATCAAGTTCAGGCTACGATTGTTCAATGTGGAGAACATTCTCTCATTCATGATATTCACCGTTATGATAAATCGAGCCAAAGCAAAATTGATGACGCTTGTGATTTGGCCAAAACCATGCCGATTCCACCTTATTCTGGATATGCATTGGTCGATTCATGGTATACATGCCCAAAACTTATGAATACTTATGCAGAGCGAGGATACCATCTGATTGGTGCACTCAAAACAAACCGTATTCTCTATCCCAAAGGGATTCGAGTTTCACTTAGTACCTTCGCATCGTATGTGACCAAACAGGACGTTTGCCTCGTGACCGTAAACGGATCAACCTATTGGGTGTATCGATATGAAGGAGCTTTAAATGGCATTGAGAATGCGGTGGTACTCCTTTGCTGGCCATTGGATGCGTTTCAAAATTCGAAAGTATTACATGCTTTTCTGTGTACAGATGTATCCTTAGAGACACAAACCATCCTTGATTATTATAGTCGCCGTTGGCCGATCGAGATTTTCTTTCGGCAAACTAAACAAAATCTAGGTTTTGATGGATATCAAGTTCGTTCCATTCGTGCAATAGAACGACTTTGGATACTACTTTCGCTGACACATTTATATTGCACCATCGGTTTAGGTCAGCCTTCAAAATTTGGAGATGGACTTATAATGGTACGAAAGCAAGTAAAAGTGGACTACGTCCAATGGATTTATGAATCTGCAAAGAATCAAGTACCTATTGAAGCTGTTTTGCAACAATTAAAGCTGGCCTAG
- a CDS encoding sulfatase-like hydrolase/transferase: MDRRPNILLITTDQQRADTLGCYGNSSVQTHNLDQLAKEGIKFNRAYVNNPVCTPSRSSMMTGRYPRSHGVTINGIPLPQQERTLAHLLSDIGYRTAVLGKVHLGPTSADDENSFIESKKMNDCGKDFFRKWNGPYYGFDFVQLSIGHSTRGNKGHYRLWLEDKYPDTLIHFEEPDSYSLHESSGAPFGSLKWGLPVEAHSSTWTTDVVCEYLENHKKENGDNVPFFTWVSFQDPHPPFACPAPYCYQVNEEEIQLPIETPSDWCKLPPHFEAKYKGQLDKLPWIYEIGWSVKV, translated from the coding sequence ATGGACAGGAGACCTAACATTTTATTAATAACAACTGATCAACAACGGGCAGATACTTTAGGCTGTTACGGAAATTCAAGTGTTCAAACACATAACTTGGATCAGTTAGCTAAAGAGGGAATCAAATTTAATAGAGCTTATGTAAATAATCCAGTGTGTACACCTTCGAGATCTAGTATGATGACAGGCCGATATCCACGTTCACATGGTGTAACAATAAACGGAATTCCATTGCCGCAGCAAGAAAGAACATTGGCACACTTATTAAGCGACATCGGCTATAGAACCGCAGTTTTAGGAAAAGTACATTTGGGACCAACTAGTGCCGATGATGAAAATTCTTTTATTGAATCGAAAAAAATGAATGACTGTGGGAAAGATTTTTTTCGAAAATGGAACGGCCCTTATTATGGATTTGACTTTGTTCAGTTATCGATAGGACATAGTACACGGGGCAACAAAGGGCACTATCGACTTTGGCTGGAAGATAAATATCCAGATACTCTTATACACTTTGAAGAACCCGATTCCTATTCTTTGCATGAATCCAGCGGAGCACCATTTGGTTCTTTAAAATGGGGGCTGCCTGTTGAAGCACATAGTTCAACTTGGACGACTGATGTTGTATGTGAATATTTGGAGAATCATAAAAAGGAGAACGGGGATAATGTTCCGTTTTTTACCTGGGTAAGTTTCCAGGATCCACACCCTCCGTTTGCTTGCCCTGCACCGTACTGTTATCAGGTCAATGAAGAGGAAATTCAGTTACCGATTGAAACTCCGTCAGATTGGTGTAAGTTGCCTCCACATTTTGAAGCAAAATATAAAGGGCAATTAGATAAATTACCTTGGATATATGAAATTGGATGGAGTGTAAAAGTATGA
- a CDS encoding carbohydrate ABC transporter permease yields MDVVSIERNTSISKHKGLSGSLKKRGYTLSETLAGYLYLTPVFLWVLIFMLFPMGYVIYLSFYKWNFVSSEKHFVGLGNYVSLLHDPEFLGSLNHTFEFTVVSVLVTIVMSLIIALLLNQQIKGIGILRSIFYSPVVVSMIAAAMVWSFLYDPQYGSINNILHIMGISGPHWLDDPHWALISIVIMTVWKNMGYYAVIYLAALQGISNSYYEAAALDGANRWKVFRFITWPLLMPATLLIAVMGIINSFQVFGQIYVMTQGGPVGSTNVIVYYLYEKAFQFFEMGYASAVGFVLFIIIFVITLVQFKYVDRKMDF; encoded by the coding sequence GTGGATGTAGTATCGATTGAAAGAAATACTTCGATTTCTAAACATAAAGGGTTAAGTGGTTCGTTGAAAAAAAGAGGTTATACACTTTCAGAAACCTTAGCCGGATATTTATATCTAACACCTGTATTTTTGTGGGTTTTGATTTTTATGCTGTTTCCCATGGGATATGTTATATATTTGAGTTTTTATAAATGGAATTTTGTAAGCTCTGAAAAACATTTTGTTGGTTTGGGCAACTACGTAAGCTTATTGCATGATCCTGAGTTTTTGGGTTCACTAAATCATACATTTGAATTTACTGTAGTTTCGGTTTTAGTAACGATCGTTATGTCATTAATTATTGCTTTATTACTTAACCAGCAGATCAAAGGAATAGGAATATTAAGATCGATTTTTTATTCTCCAGTAGTCGTATCTATGATCGCTGCAGCTATGGTATGGAGTTTTTTATACGACCCTCAATATGGTTCGATCAATAATATACTTCATATCATGGGAATTTCAGGGCCACATTGGCTTGATGATCCTCATTGGGCGTTAATATCTATAGTAATCATGACTGTTTGGAAAAATATGGGGTATTATGCTGTGATCTATTTAGCGGCATTACAAGGCATCTCTAACTCTTATTATGAAGCGGCTGCTTTGGATGGCGCGAACAGATGGAAAGTGTTCCGATTTATTACATGGCCATTGTTAATGCCGGCTACTTTGTTAATAGCTGTAATGGGAATCATTAATTCGTTTCAGGTTTTTGGGCAAATATATGTGATGACTCAAGGTGGGCCAGTAGGATCTACCAATGTAATTGTTTATTATCTCTATGAAAAGGCTTTTCAGTTTTTCGAAATGGGTTATGCGAGTGCTGTAGGATTCGTTTTATTTATTATTATTTTTGTTATAACTTTGGTTCAATTTAAATATGTAGACCGAAAAATGGACTTTTAA
- a CDS encoding sulfatase-like hydrolase/transferase, whose protein sequence is MIKSKSEKPNVIIFFTDQQRWDTTGVHGNPLDLTTNFDRMATFGTHIYHSFTCQPVCGPARSCLQTGLYATKTGCFRNSIPLPANTKTIANYFKEVGYKTGYIGKWHLSDEDPVPKSKRFGYDYWLAANILEFVSEPYDTILYNNDNEEVHLPGYRVDALTDAAIRYMDKNRDNPFFLFLSFLEPHHQNHIDDYPAPEGYREKFSGKWLPPDLSALGGSTHQHIGGYYGMVKRLDEALGRILDALKSLHLTENTIVLFTSDHGCHFKTRNDEYKRSGHESSIRVPTAITGPGFIGGRKIMELVSLIDLPPTLLDAAGIPIPADMQGRSLMPLIRNEVNDWHTDVFVQISESQVGRAIRTRKWKYGIVTPNKDGNIYDSSDTYIESYLYDLESDPYELRNLVGFASHSEVAKIMRERLLKRMTEAGEEAPVIQLLPPIPSGQRRVSKEEVML, encoded by the coding sequence ATGATAAAATCAAAGTCGGAAAAACCAAATGTCATTATTTTTTTTACAGATCAACAACGTTGGGATACAACTGGCGTGCATGGTAATCCGCTTGATTTAACAACAAACTTTGATAGAATGGCTACTTTCGGAACCCACATTTATCATTCATTTACCTGTCAGCCTGTTTGTGGTCCAGCGAGATCATGCTTACAAACTGGTTTATATGCAACAAAGACGGGGTGTTTTCGAAATAGTATTCCACTACCAGCGAATACGAAAACGATTGCAAATTATTTCAAAGAGGTCGGTTATAAAACAGGATATATTGGGAAATGGCACCTTTCGGATGAAGATCCGGTCCCAAAATCAAAACGTTTTGGATATGATTACTGGTTAGCAGCAAATATTCTGGAATTTGTTTCTGAACCATATGACACCATTCTCTATAACAATGATAATGAAGAAGTCCACTTACCAGGATATCGGGTTGATGCACTAACGGATGCTGCAATTCGATATATGGATAAGAATAGGGACAACCCTTTTTTCTTGTTTTTATCTTTTCTAGAACCCCATCACCAAAATCACATTGACGACTACCCTGCACCAGAAGGTTATCGAGAAAAATTTTCTGGAAAATGGCTTCCTCCGGATTTATCTGCATTAGGTGGGAGTACCCATCAACATATTGGTGGATATTATGGAATGGTAAAACGGCTGGATGAAGCATTGGGTAGAATATTAGATGCATTAAAAAGCCTGCATTTAACAGAAAACACAATTGTTTTATTTACTTCCGATCATGGTTGTCATTTCAAAACTCGTAATGATGAATATAAACGTTCCGGTCATGAAAGCTCGATTCGTGTACCAACTGCTATCACCGGACCAGGATTTATTGGTGGAAGGAAAATTATGGAGTTAGTTAGTTTGATAGATCTTCCCCCAACACTTTTAGATGCTGCTGGAATTCCTATTCCAGCAGATATGCAAGGACGTTCACTTATGCCCCTGATCAGAAATGAAGTGAATGATTGGCATACTGATGTGTTTGTGCAAATTAGTGAAAGCCAAGTTGGGCGTGCAATAAGAACAAGAAAATGGAAATATGGAATCGTCACACCGAATAAGGATGGGAATATATACGACTCTTCTGATACGTATATCGAATCTTATTTATATGATTTAGAATCTGATCCATATGAATTAAGAAATCTCGTTGGGTTTGCATCTCATAGTGAAGTTGCAAAAATTATGCGGGAGCGGCTATTGAAAAGGATGACAGAAGCTGGAGAGGAAGCTCCAGTTATCCAATTATTACCTCCTATTCCATCGGGACAGAGAAGGGTTTCAAAAGAAGAAGTAATGTTATAA
- a CDS encoding carbohydrate ABC transporter permease, with translation MRRKKAASLVMMILAIAGGILTLFPYLWMLATSLKSQTEVYSSGLSLIPHHIDWGGFKEALQNAPIGRYMFNSILVSVISTAGVTVTSLLAGYALSRMRFPGRNFIFLIILGTMMIPHQATMIPNYILLNWFGWINSYQGLIVPFLVYPFGIFIIRNFMLSIPRELEEAAMLDGCGRLMTLLKVILPISKPAIATVVIFTFTFMWNDFFWPLVMTNTTEMRTMQVGLATLKSQFPMDWPMLMSATVLSSIPVFLIYFCFQKFFVKGIASSGVKG, from the coding sequence ATGAGAAGAAAAAAGGCAGCAAGTTTAGTAATGATGATATTGGCAATTGCAGGTGGGATTCTCACGCTATTTCCCTATTTATGGATGCTTGCCACATCATTAAAAAGCCAAACGGAAGTATATTCTTCAGGACTTTCTTTGATCCCCCATCATATTGATTGGGGCGGTTTCAAGGAAGCTTTGCAGAATGCGCCAATCGGAAGGTATATGTTCAATTCAATACTTGTAAGCGTGATCTCTACTGCAGGAGTAACCGTGACATCATTACTGGCTGGATATGCATTATCACGTATGAGGTTTCCTGGCAGGAATTTTATTTTCTTGATCATTTTAGGAACAATGATGATTCCGCATCAGGCCACTATGATCCCAAATTATATACTTCTTAATTGGTTTGGTTGGATTAATAGCTATCAAGGATTAATCGTTCCGTTTCTTGTTTATCCGTTTGGCATTTTTATCATAAGGAATTTTATGTTATCGATTCCGCGCGAGTTAGAAGAAGCAGCAATGCTGGATGGTTGCGGTCGACTGATGACATTGCTGAAAGTAATTCTCCCTATATCAAAACCTGCAATTGCAACGGTTGTGATTTTTACATTCACTTTTATGTGGAATGATTTCTTTTGGCCATTGGTTATGACAAATACTACTGAAATGAGGACAATGCAGGTTGGCCTCGCTACGTTAAAAAGTCAATTTCCGATGGATTGGCCAATGCTGATGTCTGCTACTGTTTTATCATCTATTCCCGTATTTTTAATCTACTTTTGTTTCCAGAAATTTTTCGTTAAAGGTATTGCCAGCAGTGGCGTGAAGGGTTAA
- a CDS encoding sulfatase family protein, translated as MSKSGPNILFITADQLRADCLRCYGNQIIQTPNIDLIAQNGVQFESAYVANPLCAPSRSSILTGRYPSRHRVWCNGVPLSDHEITLTSILSKNGYHTAVIGKMHFTPAQAPEPEPSFYDSFKNWEIQNLRNWHGPYYGFEEVWMSLGHNSPRGHYRYWLEDNAPDVIDLFGPEHALKPPTEAMQSWKSAVPADYHVSTWIGNTAIDFLKRASENSKPFFAWISFTDPHHPFAPPVPFNHMYDPNQVKTPLKKKDELLDKPPHFYENYSKGTRTEGTRECDVPANVGEQHVREIIAHTYGMISLVDQNIGRILETLDELCLRENTVVIFASDHGDLLGDHGLFFKGPFLYEGLVRVPFIWSFPKEFNVGVGTKSLVSLVDFAPTILDIAGISIPPSMQGKSLVTILNGRQDKVNDSILIEYQSGYSPDLNLRSIRTPKWKLTYYAGANGELYDLENDPGEFINLYQLPAYDSIRNELIKLLLDKMLQIEDRTPIRLSHA; from the coding sequence ATGTCGAAGAGTGGCCCGAACATTCTGTTTATAACAGCCGATCAACTAAGAGCTGATTGTCTACGGTGCTATGGAAATCAGATCATACAGACTCCAAATATCGACTTGATTGCACAAAATGGTGTACAATTTGAATCTGCCTATGTAGCAAATCCGCTATGTGCCCCTTCACGTTCATCAATATTAACTGGGAGATATCCAAGCAGGCATCGTGTATGGTGCAACGGTGTCCCATTATCAGATCATGAAATAACTCTTACCTCTATATTGTCAAAAAATGGTTATCATACAGCGGTGATCGGTAAAATGCATTTTACACCGGCACAAGCACCCGAACCAGAGCCTTCCTTTTACGATTCATTTAAGAATTGGGAGATTCAGAATTTACGAAATTGGCACGGGCCTTATTATGGATTTGAAGAGGTTTGGATGTCTCTGGGTCATAATTCGCCACGCGGACATTATAGATATTGGTTAGAAGATAATGCTCCAGATGTAATTGATTTATTTGGGCCTGAACATGCTCTAAAGCCTCCTACTGAAGCAATGCAATCTTGGAAATCAGCAGTACCTGCCGATTATCATGTTTCTACATGGATAGGAAATACTGCGATTGACTTCCTTAAAAGAGCATCAGAAAATAGCAAACCTTTTTTTGCTTGGATTTCATTTACCGATCCACACCATCCTTTTGCTCCACCGGTACCATTTAACCATATGTACGATCCAAATCAAGTAAAGACACCGTTGAAAAAGAAAGATGAACTTTTAGATAAGCCACCGCATTTCTATGAAAATTACAGTAAAGGCACAAGGACGGAGGGAACCAGAGAGTGTGATGTCCCTGCTAATGTAGGTGAGCAGCATGTTAGAGAAATTATTGCACATACCTACGGTATGATAAGCCTCGTGGATCAAAATATTGGCCGTATTTTGGAAACACTTGATGAGCTGTGTCTACGGGAAAATACAGTTGTAATTTTTGCCAGTGATCATGGAGATTTGCTAGGAGATCATGGCCTGTTTTTTAAAGGGCCATTTCTGTATGAGGGATTGGTACGTGTTCCATTTATTTGGTCGTTTCCAAAAGAATTTAATGTCGGTGTAGGAACCAAGTCATTAGTAAGCCTTGTTGATTTTGCTCCAACTATTCTAGATATTGCCGGGATTTCAATACCACCGTCGATGCAGGGAAAATCACTTGTTACAATTCTCAATGGGAGACAGGACAAGGTCAATGATTCCATTTTAATTGAATATCAATCCGGATATAGTCCCGATTTGAATTTGAGATCCATTCGTACACCAAAATGGAAGTTGACCTATTATGCGGGGGCAAATGGAGAATTGTATGATTTAGAAAATGACCCCGGTGAGTTTATAAACCTATACCAGTTGCCGGCTTATGACTCTATACGCAATGAATTGATTAAGCTATTACTAGATAAAATGCTCCAGATTGAAGATAGAACGCCAATAAGGTTGTCACATGCATAA
- a CDS encoding sulfatase, whose protein sequence is MNVIIILMDTLRRDHLGIYGNRKIKTPSIDNFAQRSTIFDQSYLGSYPCMPARQDLWTGRCNFPWRGWSPLEYDSKDIVAAVREQGYVTQLITDHYHLWHWGSGNYHMNFNGVEFIRGQESDSWNTDATIQIPWPTDKSKIMPIFDIYYRNTFHFKEENDYFSPRVFQSCINWIEKNHTHEKFFLMVDSFDPHEPWDTPEEYWRMYDPDYSGESYIWPPYGSADRYTAAELKNIHARYCGEITLADKWFGKFIDKLDELGLFDNTMIVLTTDHGFLFGEHNYLGKHAPTLFEPISHTPLIIYHPHQRGAGRRVGSFAQLYDLYPTILEAIGANINPMEIHGHSLLPVISETDIDTNAREAICFGSFGGAIHLTDGEWTYVRSVTGTAPLYWHTQAHYAANYWPREIKSNRMINLEQTKRNLAQWSHGSYLYSGKAGGETININEELYQVSMDPCQIQNVASLYPNQCRILSSKMKEFLNNIKAPESYLQWLALDMI, encoded by the coding sequence ATGAATGTAATCATAATTTTAATGGATACTCTTCGTCGAGATCACCTTGGGATTTATGGCAACCGAAAAATCAAAACACCATCAATCGATAATTTCGCGCAACGAAGTACAATATTTGATCAATCTTACTTAGGATCTTATCCTTGTATGCCAGCAAGACAGGATTTATGGACAGGTCGTTGTAATTTTCCGTGGCGGGGCTGGTCGCCTCTTGAATATGATTCTAAAGATATTGTTGCTGCCGTACGCGAACAGGGTTATGTAACCCAATTAATAACGGATCATTATCATTTGTGGCATTGGGGTTCGGGAAATTATCACATGAATTTTAATGGAGTTGAGTTTATCCGAGGACAGGAGTCAGACAGTTGGAATACCGATGCAACAATTCAGATACCGTGGCCAACAGACAAATCAAAGATAATGCCAATATTCGATATATATTATCGCAATACTTTTCACTTCAAAGAAGAAAACGATTACTTTTCTCCGCGAGTGTTTCAGAGTTGCATCAACTGGATTGAAAAGAACCATACTCATGAAAAATTCTTTTTAATGGTTGACAGTTTTGACCCGCATGAACCTTGGGACACTCCGGAAGAATATTGGAGGATGTACGATCCTGACTACTCAGGCGAATCATACATTTGGCCACCATATGGATCGGCAGACCGTTATACTGCAGCCGAGTTGAAAAATATTCATGCACGTTACTGTGGTGAAATCACACTTGCAGATAAGTGGTTTGGAAAATTCATAGATAAGCTAGATGAGTTAGGGCTGTTTGATAATACTATGATCGTTTTGACAACAGATCACGGATTTCTATTTGGGGAGCATAATTACCTTGGGAAACATGCGCCGACTTTGTTTGAACCAATATCTCATACACCACTTATCATATATCATCCACATCAAAGAGGTGCTGGCAGACGAGTTGGCTCCTTTGCACAATTGTATGATTTGTATCCAACGATTCTTGAAGCTATAGGTGCAAATATCAATCCAATGGAAATACATGGACATAGCTTATTGCCGGTTATTTCGGAAACGGATATAGATACGAATGCAAGAGAAGCAATCTGTTTTGGAAGCTTTGGCGGAGCAATTCACTTGACTGATGGTGAATGGACATACGTACGCAGTGTAACAGGAACCGCGCCATTGTATTGGCATACCCAAGCACACTATGCAGCAAACTATTGGCCTCGTGAGATTAAAAGCAATCGTATGATTAACCTTGAACAGACTAAACGGAATTTGGCACAGTGGAGTCATGGAAGTTATCTCTATAGCGGTAAAGCCGGGGGAGAAACAATTAACATTAATGAAGAGTTGTATCAAGTGTCAATGGATCCCTGCCAAATACAAAATGTTGCTTCACTTTATCCTAACCAATGTAGAATTTTAAGTTCCAAAATGAAGGAGTTTCTTAATAATATTAAAGCACCGGAGTCTTATCTGCAATGGTTGGCGCTTGATATGATATGA
- a CDS encoding ABC transporter substrate-binding protein encodes MNKKQKSIIIGSFLSGTLVLTACGSHVSSNSANTSKVKNVTFWYSVPGASNDVIKNLVQKFNDSHPNIHIIATNNPQNERIQKLTAALGAGNPPDIYTAGSPDLAMLLGSRKVSSISDLTNGRINPDKFYAAPRSVSVEDSKLFAMPASVGDVALYYNQDLFKKYGISTPPKNWGEMIRDAMRLTDPSQGRYGFVIPTTPDDYTAQLWTCYLWENGGELFTADNKKVAFNSKEGVEALQLWVDLIYKYKVAPLRTLDQNSAMQTFATGQYGMIPAMPIFVQAATKFPFHVATAVLPKEKIQATSLGGWYITIPKMSKHQKEAATFLEWLNRPENGVQWNIGMGSLPVGPESTNSSIYKDYLKKTPLVQAFVDQLDVAKAPPNLPQYSQISKLLAVAINNALYKKQTPQEALDEAANKANQLLKGN; translated from the coding sequence GTGAATAAAAAACAGAAATCTATCATTATAGGATCTTTCTTATCCGGTACACTTGTTTTAACGGCATGTGGATCCCATGTTAGTTCGAATAGTGCAAACACATCTAAGGTAAAAAATGTAACATTTTGGTACTCGGTTCCGGGAGCAAGTAATGACGTAATAAAAAATTTGGTTCAAAAATTTAATGATAGTCACCCAAATATACACATAATTGCAACAAACAATCCACAAAATGAGCGAATCCAGAAACTTACTGCCGCATTAGGAGCCGGAAACCCGCCAGACATTTATACTGCCGGATCTCCTGATTTAGCGATGTTACTGGGATCTAGAAAAGTTTCATCTATTAGTGACCTCACAAATGGCAGAATAAATCCCGATAAATTTTATGCTGCGCCTCGATCTGTTTCTGTAGAAGATAGCAAACTTTTTGCTATGCCGGCAAGTGTGGGTGATGTTGCGTTGTATTATAATCAAGATCTTTTTAAAAAATACGGAATTTCCACACCACCCAAAAATTGGGGTGAAATGATTCGGGACGCCATGAGACTTACTGATCCATCGCAAGGAAGATATGGTTTTGTCATACCAACAACACCCGATGATTACACTGCACAACTTTGGACCTGTTATCTGTGGGAAAATGGAGGAGAATTATTTACGGCAGATAATAAAAAAGTTGCATTCAATTCAAAAGAAGGTGTTGAAGCATTACAGTTGTGGGTGGATCTAATTTATAAATATAAAGTTGCACCTCTTAGGACCTTAGATCAAAACTCAGCAATGCAGACTTTTGCAACCGGTCAATATGGAATGATTCCAGCCATGCCGATATTTGTTCAAGCTGCAACGAAATTCCCATTTCATGTTGCAACAGCAGTTTTACCAAAAGAAAAAATTCAAGCTACATCACTTGGGGGATGGTATATCACAATCCCGAAAATGAGCAAACATCAAAAAGAGGCTGCAACATTTTTAGAGTGGTTAAATCGCCCTGAAAATGGCGTGCAGTGGAATATTGGTATGGGAAGTCTGCCTGTAGGACCCGAATCAACAAATTCATCTATTTATAAGGACTATTTAAAAAAGACTCCTTTAGTTCAAGCATTTGTCGATCAATTGGATGTAGCGAAGGCACCGCCAAACTTGCCGCAGTACTCTCAGATTTCTAAATTATTGGCAGTGGCTATCAATAATGCGTTGTATAAAAAACAGACACCTCAAGAAGCACTTGATGAAGCGGCAAATAAAGCGAACCAACTTCTCAAAGGCAATTAA